From a single Pseudomonas cremoricolorata genomic region:
- a CDS encoding heme lyase CcmF/NrfE family subunit, translating to MVPELGQLAMILAICFALVQAVVPLVGAWRGDSLWMSLARPAAWGQFAFLAFAFACLTHAFMTDNFSVAYVASNSNSALPWYYKFSAVWGAHEGSLLLWALILGGWTFAVSVCSRQLPQVMLARVLAVMGLISVGFLSFLIVTSNPFQRLLPQVPTDGRDLNPLLQDIGLIVHPPMLYMGYVGFSVAFAFAIAALLGGRLDAAWARWSRPWTLVAWAFLGVGITLGSWWAYYELGWGGWWFWDPVENASFMPWLVGTALIHSLAVTEKRGVFKSWTVLLAIAAFSLSLLGTFLVRSGVLTSVHAFAADPSRGVFILIFLLFVVGGSLTLFALRAPVVKSQVGFALWSRETLLLANNLVLVVAASMILLGTLYPLVLDALTGAKLSVGPPYFDALFLPLMALLMLVLGVGVLVRWKDTPGQWLVSMITPVLIATALAAPLAGWLVDDFDWPVLSTFALGAWVVFGGLRDLLDKTRHKGLLKGMAGLSRSYWGMQVAHLGLVVCALGVVLSSNNSAERDLRMAPGDTVELAGYQFLFEGARHFEGPNFISDKGTLRVSRGGREVAVLHPEKRLYTVQQSMMTEAGIDAGFTRDLYVALGEPLENGAWAVRVHVKPYVRWIWLGGLLTGLGGVLAALDRRYRVKIKTRVREALGMAGAAA from the coding sequence CTGGTGCCTGAACTGGGTCAGTTGGCGATGATCCTGGCGATCTGCTTCGCGCTGGTGCAGGCCGTCGTTCCTCTGGTCGGCGCCTGGCGCGGCGACAGCCTGTGGATGAGCCTGGCGCGCCCGGCAGCCTGGGGGCAGTTCGCTTTCCTGGCCTTCGCCTTCGCGTGTCTGACCCATGCCTTCATGACCGACAACTTCTCGGTGGCGTATGTCGCCAGCAACTCCAACAGCGCCTTGCCCTGGTACTACAAGTTCAGCGCAGTGTGGGGCGCCCACGAGGGGTCGCTGCTGCTCTGGGCGCTGATCCTCGGCGGCTGGACCTTCGCCGTGTCGGTGTGTTCGCGGCAATTGCCGCAGGTCATGCTGGCGCGGGTGCTGGCGGTCATGGGCCTGATCAGCGTGGGCTTTCTGAGTTTTCTCATCGTCACCTCCAATCCATTCCAGCGCCTGTTACCCCAGGTGCCGACCGATGGCCGTGATCTCAACCCGTTGCTGCAGGACATCGGCCTGATCGTCCACCCACCGATGCTGTACATGGGCTATGTCGGCTTCTCGGTGGCCTTCGCTTTCGCCATCGCCGCGCTGCTCGGCGGCCGTCTCGACGCGGCCTGGGCGCGTTGGTCCCGTCCGTGGACCCTGGTCGCCTGGGCCTTTCTCGGCGTTGGCATCACCCTGGGTTCGTGGTGGGCCTACTACGAACTGGGCTGGGGCGGCTGGTGGTTCTGGGATCCGGTGGAAAACGCCTCGTTCATGCCGTGGCTGGTCGGCACTGCGCTGATCCATTCCCTGGCCGTGACAGAAAAGCGCGGGGTGTTCAAGAGCTGGACGGTGCTGCTGGCGATCGCCGCGTTTTCCCTCAGCCTGCTCGGCACGTTCCTGGTGCGTTCGGGCGTGCTGACCTCGGTACACGCATTCGCTGCCGACCCGTCGCGCGGCGTGTTCATCCTGATCTTCCTGTTGTTCGTGGTGGGTGGCTCACTGACGCTGTTCGCCCTGCGCGCACCGGTGGTCAAGAGCCAGGTGGGCTTTGCCCTGTGGTCGCGGGAAACCCTGTTGCTGGCCAACAACCTGGTGCTGGTGGTGGCCGCGTCGATGATTCTGCTCGGCACCCTCTACCCCCTGGTGCTCGATGCGCTGACCGGGGCCAAGCTGTCGGTCGGCCCACCGTATTTCGATGCACTGTTCCTGCCTTTGATGGCCTTGCTGATGCTGGTGCTGGGCGTCGGCGTGCTGGTGCGCTGGAAAGACACCCCCGGGCAATGGCTGGTGAGCATGATCACCCCGGTGCTGATCGCCACGGCTCTGGCCGCCCCCCTGGCCGGTTGGCTGGTGGACGATTTCGACTGGCCGGTGCTGAGCACCTTCGCCCTCGGCGCCTGGGTGGTATTCGGTGGTCTGCGCGACCTGCTCGACAAGACCCGCCACAAAGGTTTGCTAAAAGGCATGGCCGGGCTGAGTCGCAGTTACTGGGGCATGCAGGTGGCGCACCTGGGCCTGGTGGTGTGTGCCCTGGGCGTGGTGCTGTCGAGCAACAACAGCGCCGAGCGCGACCTGCGCATGGCCCCCGGCGATACCGTCGAGCTCGCCGGCTATCAGTTCCTGTTCGAAGGCGCTCGGCATTTCGAAGGCCCCAATTTCATTTCCGACAAAGGCACGCTGCGGGTGTCCCGTGGCGGTCGCGAGGTGGCGGTGCTGCACCCCGAGAAACGCCTGTACACCGTGCAGCAGTCGATGATGACCGAGGCTGGCATCGATGCAGGCTTTACCCGCGACCTCTACGTCGCCCTCGGCGAGCCGCTGGAGAACGGCGCCTGGGCGGTGCGCGTACACGTCAAACCCTATGTCCGCTGGATCTGGCTGGGTGGTCTGCTGACCGGCCTGGGTGGGGTGCTGGCGGCGCTCGACCGACGCTACCGCGTCAAGATCAAGACCCGGGTGCGCGAAGCCCTGGGCATGGCCGGAGCTGCTGCATGA
- a CDS encoding DsbE family thiol:disulfide interchange protein, translated as MKRWMMVLPLAAFLLLAVFLYKGLFLKPDELPSAMIGKPFPSFSLQSVQGERTLTERDLLGKPALVNVWGTWCPSCKVEHPYLNQLAEQGVVIHGINYKDDNPAALKWLVEFHNPYQLNIDDAQGTLGVDLGVYGAPETFLIDAKGVIRYKHVGVVDATVWREQLAPRYQSLLDEGRP; from the coding sequence ATGAAACGTTGGATGATGGTGCTGCCGTTGGCGGCGTTCCTGCTGCTGGCGGTGTTCCTGTACAAAGGGCTGTTCCTCAAGCCCGACGAACTGCCCTCGGCGATGATCGGCAAGCCGTTCCCGAGCTTTTCCCTGCAATCGGTGCAGGGCGAGCGCACCCTGACCGAGCGCGACCTGCTCGGCAAACCGGCCCTGGTCAACGTCTGGGGCACCTGGTGCCCTTCGTGCAAGGTCGAGCATCCGTACCTGAACCAGCTCGCCGAGCAGGGCGTGGTGATTCATGGCATCAACTACAAGGACGACAACCCCGCGGCGCTGAAGTGGCTGGTGGAGTTCCACAACCCCTACCAGCTGAACATCGATGACGCCCAGGGCACTTTGGGTGTGGACCTGGGCGTCTATGGCGCGCCCGAGACGTTCCTGATCGATGCCAAGGGCGTCATTCGCTACAAGCATGTGGGTGTGGTCGACGCGACGGTCTGGCGTGAACAGCTGGCCCCGCGCTATCAGAGCTTGCTTGACGAGGGGCGGCCATGA
- a CDS encoding cytochrome c-type biogenesis protein, translated as MRGWITALLLGITLAGAAQAAIDTYQFRDQAERERYQQLTKELRCPKCQNQDIADSNAPIAADLRREIFRMLGEGKDNQQIVDFMVDRYGDFVRYKPALTSRTWLLWFGPGLLLAGGLVVLAVIVRRRRGASSSAADHLSPAERERLAHLLKKDHPHD; from the coding sequence ATGAGGGGCTGGATCACTGCACTGTTGCTCGGTATCACGCTGGCGGGCGCTGCTCAGGCGGCCATCGACACCTACCAGTTCCGTGACCAGGCCGAGCGTGAGCGCTACCAGCAACTGACCAAGGAGCTGCGCTGCCCCAAATGCCAGAACCAGGACATCGCCGACTCCAACGCGCCGATTGCCGCCGATCTGCGTAGAGAGATTTTCCGCATGCTCGGCGAGGGAAAGGACAACCAGCAGATCGTCGACTTCATGGTCGACCGCTATGGCGACTTCGTCCGCTACAAGCCCGCCCTGACCTCCCGTACCTGGCTGCTGTGGTTCGGCCCCGGCCTGTTGTTGGCGGGCGGGCTGGTGGTGCTGGCGGTGATCGTGCGGCGCCGACGCGGCGCGAGCTCGAGCGCTGCTGACCATCTTTCACCGGCCGAGCGCGAGCGTCTGGCCCATCTGCTGAAAAAAGATCATCCCCATGACTGA
- the ccmI gene encoding c-type cytochrome biogenesis protein CcmI, producing MTEFCLGAGLLLLAAFGVLLLPILRGRRQQREQDRTALNVALYQERVAELSAQAERGVLDSAQLERGCTEAARELLADTEQAEPTRQRSLGITIPLLLAVAMPLLALGLYWHFGAAEQVKLTQEFAEPPASLAEMTTRLERAVEAQPDSAESLYFLGRAYMAEQRPNNAAKAFERAVALAGRQPELLGQWAQAQYFANDKRWSPQLQALADEALKADPNEVTSLGLLGIAAFEGERFNDAIAYWQRLLAQLPAGDSSRAALQGGIDRAADKLRAAGGQPTAAVQLKVRVELAPALQGKVKPDDSVFIFARASSGPGMPLAAKRVTVAQLPVEVELSDADAMMAQMKLSDAGQVELVARISRSGQPTQGEWIGQSAPLATSTQAAQHLIIDRPDSRETAP from the coding sequence ATGACTGAATTCTGTCTTGGCGCCGGCCTGCTGCTGCTCGCAGCGTTCGGCGTGTTGTTGTTGCCCATCCTGCGCGGCCGTCGTCAGCAGCGGGAGCAGGACCGGACCGCGCTCAACGTGGCCTTGTATCAGGAGCGTGTGGCGGAGCTCAGTGCCCAGGCCGAGCGGGGTGTGCTCGACTCGGCGCAGCTCGAACGGGGCTGTACCGAAGCCGCTCGCGAGCTGCTGGCCGATACCGAGCAGGCCGAGCCGACGCGCCAGCGCTCGCTGGGTATCACCATTCCACTGTTGCTGGCGGTGGCGATGCCGTTGCTGGCCCTGGGGCTGTACTGGCATTTCGGTGCGGCTGAACAGGTCAAGCTGACCCAGGAGTTCGCCGAGCCGCCGGCATCGCTGGCGGAAATGACCACCCGTCTGGAGCGCGCCGTCGAGGCCCAGCCCGATTCGGCCGAAAGCCTGTATTTCCTTGGCCGCGCCTACATGGCAGAGCAGCGTCCGAACAATGCCGCCAAGGCTTTCGAGCGCGCTGTGGCACTTGCCGGGCGCCAGCCCGAGCTGCTCGGGCAGTGGGCACAGGCGCAATATTTCGCCAACGACAAACGCTGGAGCCCGCAGCTACAGGCACTGGCTGATGAGGCGCTCAAGGCCGACCCCAATGAAGTGACCAGCCTGGGCTTGCTGGGCATCGCCGCCTTCGAGGGCGAGCGCTTCAACGATGCGATCGCCTACTGGCAGCGTCTGCTGGCACAGCTGCCGGCTGGCGACAGCTCACGTGCCGCCTTGCAAGGCGGTATCGACCGGGCGGCGGACAAGCTGCGTGCGGCGGGCGGACAGCCGACCGCGGCGGTACAGCTCAAGGTGCGCGTCGAACTGGCGCCCGCGCTGCAAGGCAAGGTCAAGCCTGACGACAGCGTGTTCATCTTCGCCCGCGCCAGCAGTGGTCCGGGGATGCCGCTTGCCGCCAAGCGGGTGACGGTCGCGCAATTGCCGGTCGAGGTCGAACTGAGCGATGCCGATGCGATGATGGCGCAGATGAAACTGTCCGATGCCGGGCAAGTCGAACTGGTAGCCCGCATCTCCCGCAGCGGGCAGCCAACTCAGGGTGAGTGGATCGGGCAGAGCGCGCCGCTGGCGACCTCGACCCAGGCTGCTCAGCACCTGATCATCGATCGCCCAGATTCTAGAGAGACCGCGCCATGA
- a CDS encoding lipoprotein has protein sequence MNSFARLTVIALALGLGACTGHRPVEQPAPPIETAPPPKGPVVTPLPGPKPGGPKANQPAAAPKPMPRTSASFAPPPGGASHWDPKMGVYVLDKQPNTFYRQRTYYRWNNGWSWSVNPEGPWQETDSSGVPGGLGRAFAQ, from the coding sequence ATGAACAGCTTCGCCCGCCTGACCGTGATCGCCCTGGCTCTGGGGCTGGGAGCCTGTACCGGCCATCGCCCGGTGGAGCAGCCCGCACCGCCCATCGAAACCGCGCCACCCCCCAAGGGGCCAGTGGTCACACCGCTACCCGGACCAAAACCCGGCGGGCCAAAGGCTAACCAGCCGGCAGCGGCGCCCAAACCCATGCCGCGCACCTCTGCCAGTTTCGCGCCGCCACCGGGTGGCGCCAGTCACTGGGACCCGAAGATGGGCGTCTACGTACTCGACAAGCAGCCCAATACCTTCTACCGCCAGCGCACCTACTACCGCTGGAACAACGGCTGGAGCTGGTCGGTCAACCCGGAAGGGCCCTGGCAGGAAACCGACAGCAGTGGCGTGCCGGGTGGACTGGGCAGGGCGTTTGCACAGTAG
- the dacB gene encoding D-alanyl-D-alanine carboxypeptidase/D-alanyl-D-alanine endopeptidase — MITSLRPLLLAGLLLPLAFSSHAAPVNTSLSPKVQQALKTNKLQESALSLVMLPLDGPGAATVYNADVSVNPASTMKLVTTYAALELLGPTYQWKTEFYTDGALSNGVLNGNLYLKGGGDPKLNMEKLWLLMRDLRANGVRTITGDLVLDRSHFVQPNLPAFNDDGGDENKPFLVKPDSLLVNLKALRFVARNDGGKVSVSVEPPIASIRIDNQVKAVASKQCSGDVRYNPVQQADGMSVVVSGQLGDGCNSQTYLSLLDHPTYAAGAVRAIWNELGGTIAGRDRIESVPKSARLLARAFSPDLVEVIRDINKYSNNTMAQQLFLSIGARFRTDADGDDARAAQRVIRQWMAKKGITSPHLVMENGSGLSRAERVSTREMAMLLQAAWKSPYAAEFISSMPLVGMDGTMRKRLKGTALRGEGHIKTGTLNTVRAIAGFTRDSNGNTWAVSAILNDPKPWGAASILDQVLLDVYRQPKLAGSTAQVP; from the coding sequence ATGATCACATCTCTTCGTCCCCTTCTGCTCGCCGGTCTGCTGCTGCCGCTGGCGTTTTCCAGCCACGCAGCACCGGTCAACACCAGTCTCTCGCCCAAGGTGCAACAGGCACTCAAGACCAACAAACTGCAGGAATCGGCGTTGTCGCTGGTGATGCTGCCGCTCGACGGTCCGGGCGCTGCCACGGTGTACAACGCCGATGTCTCGGTCAACCCAGCCTCGACCATGAAGCTGGTGACCACCTACGCGGCACTCGAGCTGCTCGGCCCGACCTACCAGTGGAAAACCGAGTTCTACACTGACGGCGCGCTGAGCAATGGTGTGCTCAATGGCAACCTCTACCTCAAAGGTGGCGGTGATCCGAAACTGAACATGGAAAAACTCTGGCTGCTGATGCGCGACCTGCGCGCCAACGGCGTGCGCACCATCACCGGCGACCTGGTGCTGGACCGCAGCCACTTCGTCCAGCCGAACCTGCCCGCCTTCAATGACGATGGCGGTGACGAAAACAAGCCCTTCCTGGTCAAGCCCGACTCGCTCCTGGTCAACCTCAAGGCGCTGCGTTTCGTCGCGCGCAACGACGGCGGCAAGGTATCGGTATCGGTGGAGCCCCCCATCGCCAGCATCCGCATCGACAATCAGGTCAAGGCCGTGGCCTCCAAGCAGTGCAGTGGCGATGTGCGCTACAACCCGGTGCAGCAAGCTGACGGCATGAGCGTGGTGGTCAGCGGGCAGTTGGGCGATGGCTGCAACTCACAGACCTACCTCTCGCTGCTCGACCACCCCACCTACGCCGCGGGCGCCGTACGTGCCATCTGGAATGAACTGGGCGGCACCATTGCCGGCCGCGATCGGATCGAGAGTGTGCCCAAGAGCGCCCGCCTGCTGGCACGCGCCTTCTCGCCGGATCTGGTGGAAGTCATCCGCGACATCAACAAGTACAGCAACAACACCATGGCCCAACAGCTGTTCCTGAGCATTGGCGCGCGTTTCCGTACCGACGCCGATGGTGACGATGCCCGTGCCGCGCAGCGGGTCATCCGTCAGTGGATGGCCAAGAAAGGCATCACCTCACCGCACCTGGTCATGGAAAATGGCTCGGGGCTATCTCGCGCCGAGCGTGTCAGCACGCGGGAAATGGCCATGCTGCTACAGGCCGCCTGGAAAAGTCCGTACGCTGCCGAGTTCATCAGCTCCATGCCGCTGGTGGGCATGGACGGGACCATGCGCAAACGCCTGAAAGGAACGGCTCTGCGCGGTGAGGGCCACATCAAGACCGGCACCTTGAACACGGTGCGCGCCATTGCCGGCTTCACCCGCGACAGCAACGGCAACACCTGGGCCGTCTCGGCGATTCTCAACGATCCAAAGCCTTGGGGCGCCGCATCAATCCTTGATCAGGTTCTGCTGGACGTCTACCGGCAACCAAAGCTGGCTGGCAGCACCGCACAAGTGCCTTGA
- a CDS encoding YggL family protein: MATNRSRRLRKKLCVDEFQELGFELNLAFKEDLSDEAIDAFLDAFLAEAMDANGLDYVGGDDFGLVCLAERGSVSEEQRAAVEAWLKARSELTKVEVSPLLDAWYPEKPINSAS; encoded by the coding sequence ATGGCTACCAACCGTTCCCGTCGACTGCGCAAGAAGCTGTGCGTGGATGAATTCCAGGAGTTGGGTTTCGAGCTGAACCTGGCTTTCAAGGAAGACCTGTCTGACGAAGCCATCGACGCTTTCCTCGACGCTTTCCTGGCTGAGGCCATGGATGCCAATGGTCTGGACTACGTCGGCGGTGATGACTTCGGTCTGGTCTGCCTGGCCGAGCGTGGCTCGGTCAGCGAAGAGCAGCGCGCTGCAGTCGAAGCATGGCTCAAGGCCCGTAGCGAACTGACCAAGGTCGAAGTCAGCCCACTGCTGGACGCCTGGTATCCGGAAAAACCGATCAACTCGGCTTCCTGA
- a CDS encoding transporter substrate-binding domain-containing protein, with translation MNAHAGLLLALILCWFAGQAQARPLDAHTYLLLSRASAQAMDIPLTPRQRQWISSRQRLVVGTTAPDNPPFDITIGGREYQGLTADYVGLISTALGLPVEILRLPDRKAAIEALKRGQIDLLGSANGFEAAKAGLVLSRPYAVDQPVLVTREDETRPLDMGLEGMRLSMLYHYLPNTEISAAYPNAQLQTYESTTQAINAVAFDQADIFIGDTISTHYQINQGHVPHLRMASFGKHEMVGFSFAMRQNETLLLELVNTILDALPSNTRTEISRRWSAGSDNLLTDRKLQLSEREARWLRNNPVMRVVVNENAAPLSFLDSNGHLRGIAADLLELIRLRTGLRFQVQRGGDINDMIAGLVHGSSDVIATFADNEGIGKGLGITRPYLETSHVLVTRADAGQPTSLDQLAGKRVAVAAHGSIERKLSASHPQIVLVPTQSSLYSIGLLASGAVDAAVTTLIDANHALTTRDNLVIRMTVGSEPASFAMATAPGATELASILDKALLSITPEELGVIHSRWRSYSLFDDAQWPLYRRIILQVVLITAAMLVLALMWNARLRRQIGQRRLAERALSDQLEFMRALLNGTPHPMYVRDREGRLQSCNESYLEAVNAQADDVLGMRLEESALTNCAYTRQMQCDYQTVMEQGTPLILDRPMRFNDEEKTLYHWILPYRDSLGEVQGIIGGWIDISDRRELVQDLRLAKQQADDANRAKSTFLATISHEIRTPMNAVIGMLELALRRADHGELDRPAIEVAHQSAKDLLGLIGDILDIVRIESGHLSLNPEVVDPIELVESVGRVFDGLARQKGLALQVVIRPGLRSHAWVDPLRFKQVISNLVSNAIKFTEQGQVRISVALCETATAGSLMLELEVHDTGIGIGEDQLRRLFSPFVQANPNSQEARNGTGLGLVISKNLCEMMGGSLTLESLQGVGTRVRMQMSLRHAEPPAPPAICEEKTPPLDPHLHVLVIDDHPANLMLMTQQLDQLGLSHESASNGREGLNTWRAGDFDVLILDCNMPHMSGYQLARILRAEEQLQGHRRCTILGYTANAQPEVRQQCIDAGMDDCLLKPISLSALNQRLSGISAAGQRQPGHSRPFDLSGLRAVVGDSEADRRRLLETLLSSLQHDFHELMRIDPQEAPDALADQAHKILGAARMLDARALMQACELLQQHRQVQPLRNHRQRLARHMRRVEKALRRELQVSTA, from the coding sequence ATGAATGCCCATGCCGGTCTGCTGCTGGCCCTGATCCTCTGCTGGTTCGCAGGCCAGGCCCAGGCACGCCCTCTCGATGCGCATACCTATCTGCTGCTAAGCCGCGCCAGTGCCCAGGCCATGGACATTCCATTGACCCCACGGCAGCGTCAGTGGATCAGCAGCCGCCAGCGGCTGGTGGTCGGCACCACCGCTCCGGACAATCCTCCCTTCGACATCACCATCGGCGGTCGCGAGTACCAGGGGCTGACGGCCGACTATGTGGGGCTGATCAGCACCGCCTTGGGGTTGCCCGTGGAGATCCTTCGTCTGCCAGACCGCAAGGCAGCGATCGAGGCGCTCAAGCGCGGACAAATCGACCTGCTGGGCAGTGCCAACGGCTTTGAAGCGGCGAAAGCCGGATTGGTGCTTTCAAGGCCCTACGCTGTCGACCAGCCCGTGCTGGTCACCCGCGAGGATGAAACCCGCCCTCTGGACATGGGCCTGGAGGGCATGCGTCTGAGCATGCTCTACCACTATCTGCCCAATACCGAGATCAGCGCCGCCTACCCCAATGCGCAACTGCAGACCTATGAATCGACCACGCAGGCGATCAATGCCGTAGCGTTCGACCAGGCCGATATCTTCATCGGCGATACCATTTCAACGCACTATCAGATCAACCAGGGGCACGTCCCCCACCTGCGCATGGCCAGCTTCGGCAAGCACGAGATGGTCGGCTTCAGTTTCGCCATGCGACAGAACGAGACCCTGCTGCTCGAGCTGGTCAATACCATTCTCGATGCCTTGCCCAGCAATACCCGCACGGAAATTTCCAGACGCTGGAGCGCCGGCAGCGACAACCTGCTGACCGACCGCAAGCTGCAGCTGTCAGAACGCGAAGCGCGCTGGCTGCGCAACAATCCCGTGATGCGTGTGGTAGTCAACGAGAATGCAGCACCGCTCTCGTTTCTCGACAGCAACGGCCACCTGCGTGGCATCGCGGCCGACCTGCTGGAACTGATCCGCCTGCGCACCGGCTTGCGCTTTCAGGTGCAGCGCGGCGGCGACATCAACGACATGATCGCCGGGCTGGTGCACGGTAGCAGCGATGTCATCGCCACCTTCGCAGACAACGAAGGTATCGGCAAAGGGCTGGGCATCACCCGCCCTTACCTGGAAACCTCACACGTCCTGGTGACCCGTGCCGACGCCGGCCAGCCTACCTCGCTCGATCAATTGGCCGGCAAGCGAGTAGCCGTTGCGGCGCACGGCAGCATCGAGCGCAAGCTCAGCGCAAGCCATCCGCAGATCGTGCTGGTGCCGACACAGAGCTCGTTGTATTCCATCGGCCTGCTGGCCAGTGGCGCAGTGGACGCCGCCGTGACCACGCTGATCGACGCCAACCATGCGCTCACCACCCGCGACAACCTGGTCATCCGCATGACCGTCGGCAGCGAGCCGGCGAGCTTCGCCATGGCCACGGCCCCGGGTGCGACGGAACTGGCTTCGATACTCGACAAGGCGCTGCTGAGCATCACCCCCGAAGAGCTTGGCGTGATCCACAGTCGCTGGCGCAGCTATAGCCTGTTCGACGATGCACAGTGGCCACTGTACCGGCGCATCATTCTTCAGGTGGTCTTGATTACCGCCGCCATGCTGGTCCTGGCGTTGATGTGGAACGCTCGCCTGCGTCGGCAGATCGGCCAGCGTCGTCTGGCCGAGCGAGCCTTGAGCGATCAGCTCGAATTCATGCGCGCGCTGCTCAACGGCACGCCGCATCCGATGTACGTTCGTGATCGCGAGGGGCGCCTGCAAAGCTGCAACGAAAGCTACCTGGAAGCGGTCAATGCCCAGGCCGATGACGTCCTGGGCATGCGCCTTGAAGAAAGCGCATTGACCAACTGCGCCTACACGCGGCAGATGCAGTGCGACTACCAGACCGTCATGGAGCAAGGCACGCCGTTGATTCTCGATCGACCGATGCGCTTCAACGACGAGGAGAAAACCCTTTACCACTGGATACTGCCTTACCGCGACTCGCTCGGCGAGGTGCAGGGCATCATCGGCGGCTGGATCGACATCAGTGACCGCCGAGAACTGGTCCAGGACCTGCGCCTGGCCAAGCAACAGGCAGACGATGCCAACCGAGCCAAGAGCACCTTCCTCGCGACCATAAGCCACGAGATCCGCACGCCGATGAACGCGGTGATCGGCATGCTGGAACTGGCCTTGCGCAGAGCCGATCACGGCGAGCTCGATCGCCCGGCCATCGAAGTCGCCCACCAGTCGGCCAAGGATCTGCTGGGTCTGATCGGCGATATTCTCGACATCGTTCGCATCGAATCCGGACACCTCTCGCTGAACCCGGAGGTGGTCGACCCCATCGAGCTGGTCGAATCGGTGGGCCGCGTGTTCGATGGTCTGGCGCGGCAGAAGGGTCTGGCGCTCCAAGTGGTGATAAGGCCCGGCCTGCGCAGCCATGCATGGGTAGACCCGCTGCGGTTCAAACAGGTGATCTCCAACCTGGTCAGCAACGCCATCAAGTTCACCGAACAAGGGCAGGTGCGCATCAGCGTAGCCTTGTGCGAGACCGCCACAGCGGGCTCACTGATGCTCGAACTGGAGGTCCACGACACCGGCATCGGCATCGGTGAAGACCAGCTCCGGCGCCTGTTCAGCCCATTCGTGCAAGCCAATCCGAACAGCCAGGAAGCCCGCAACGGCACAGGCCTGGGGCTGGTGATCAGCAAGAACCTGTGCGAGATGATGGGCGGCAGCCTGACCCTGGAGAGCCTGCAGGGCGTGGGCACGCGAGTGCGCATGCAGATGAGCCTGCGGCACGCGGAGCCTCCAGCGCCGCCGGCGATCTGTGAAGAAAAGACGCCACCGCTCGATCCGCACCTGCACGTACTGGTGATCGACGATCATCCGGCCAACCTGATGCTGATGACGCAGCAGCTCGACCAACTCGGGCTGAGCCATGAAAGTGCCAGCAATGGTCGCGAGGGGCTCAACACATGGCGAGCGGGTGACTTCGATGTGCTCATCCTCGACTGCAACATGCCGCACATGAGCGGCTACCAACTGGCACGCATCCTTCGCGCAGAAGAGCAGCTGCAGGGCCATCGACGCTGCACGATCCTGGGCTATACCGCCAACGCGCAGCCCGAAGTGCGCCAGCAATGCATCGATGCCGGGATGGACGACTGCCTGCTCAAGCCGATCTCGCTGTCAGCGCTCAACCAGCGCCTGAGCGGGATCAGCGCAGCCGGACAGCGTCAACCAGGGCACTCGCGACCTTTCGACTTGAGCGGTCTGAGAGCGGTGGTCGGCGACAGCGAGGCCGACCGCAGGCGGCTGCTGGAAACCTTGCTTTCGAGCCTTCAGCACGACTTCCATGAGCTGATGCGCATCGACCCGCAGGAAGCGCCCGACGCCCTGGCCGACCAGGCACACAAGATCCTGGGTGCGGCCCGCATGCTTGACGCCAGGGCGCTGATGCAGGCGTGCGAACTGCTGCAGCAACACCGCCAGGTGCAGCCTCTGCGAAACCACCGCCAACGCCTGGCACGTCATATGCGGCGAGTGGAAAAAGCGCTGAGACGAGAACTGCAGGTCAGCACTGCATAG
- a CDS encoding response regulator transcription factor, whose protein sequence is MHSILIVDDHPVIRLAVRMLLENQHYKIVGESDNGVDAMQMVRESKPDLVILDISIPKLDGLEVLSRLQSMGLPMKVLVLTAQSPALFAVRCMQSGASGYVCKQEDLGELLSAIKAVLSGYNYFPSQAINTTLQQDNRDLELFRLINDRELMVLQLFAQGRSNKDIARGMFLSNKTVSTYKKRLMQKLQVETLVELIDIAKRNALV, encoded by the coding sequence ATGCATTCAATCCTCATTGTGGACGATCATCCGGTCATTCGTCTGGCTGTTCGGATGTTGCTGGAGAACCAGCACTACAAGATCGTCGGTGAATCCGACAATGGCGTCGACGCCATGCAGATGGTTCGCGAGAGCAAACCCGATCTGGTGATCCTCGACATCAGCATTCCCAAGCTCGATGGCCTTGAGGTGCTGTCGCGCCTGCAAAGCATGGGCCTACCCATGAAGGTGCTGGTGCTCACGGCGCAATCACCTGCGCTGTTCGCCGTGCGCTGCATGCAGTCCGGCGCTTCGGGCTATGTGTGCAAACAGGAGGATCTTGGTGAATTACTCAGTGCGATCAAAGCCGTACTTTCTGGTTACAACTATTTTCCGAGTCAGGCCATCAATACGACCTTGCAGCAGGACAATCGTGACCTTGAACTGTTTCGCCTGATCAACGACCGTGAGTTGATGGTATTGCAACTTTTTGCCCAGGGACGCAGCAACAAAGACATTGCCCGCGGGATGTTTCTCAGCAACAAGACGGTCAGTACCTACAAGAAGCGACTGATGCAGAAGCTGCAGGTCGAAACACTGGTCGAGCTGATCGACATCGCCAAGCGCAATGCGTTGGTCTGA